A region from the Falco rusticolus isolate bFalRus1 chromosome 4, bFalRus1.pri, whole genome shotgun sequence genome encodes:
- the AOC1 gene encoding amiloride-sensitive amine oxidase [copper-containing], with protein MWLLRLAWALAVLGIAAGSGPGPTVPPPDKASIFADLSPAELRAVRTFLMSRPELGLSPSRGAPLAKNTLFLVELLPPKKRLALRYLDQGGPRPRRQARAVIFFGGQAEPNVTEFAVGPLPQPSSYQPLRFKGGCAVPFAARPMTQLEYELLHRTLAEAMEPLYRLLRDSTGFWYHNCSQRCLTFSDIAPRGLAPGERRSWLVLQRFVEGFFLHPVGLEVLVDHGDPDPRRWAVQRLWYNGQYFSSAQELAERYEQGTLAVAYLAEPPLRQLFSSYEPRGHFATGTPTEVHGAKVCEPQGRRYRLQGNQLEYGGWSLAFRLRSSAGLQLFDLRFNGERLAYEVSVQEAIAFYGGHTPAAMQTKYMDAGWGMGSVTYELARGIDCPETATYLDAHHLYDTDGPVRFSHAICIFELPTGVPLRRHFDSDFQGGFHFYAGLEGHALVLRTTSTVYNYDYIWDFLLYPNGVMEAKVHATGFIHATFYTPQGRRYGSRVHSHVLGNLHTHLVHYKVDLDIAGTSNSFETMDVRFENISNPWSPGARVVQPWLHRQPRRSERQAAFPFGKALPRYLLFYNPHQRNRWGHPRSYRIQHSSHAGRVLPRGWQEEKGVSWGRYHLAVTRHHENEPSSSSIYAQNNPWEPLVSFEGFIHNNETIEDQDLVAWVTVGFLHVPHAEDIPNTATPGNAVGFFLRPFNFFDEDPSVASRSPVIVRPLDSPTFSRLEIQRWTPASPGPCVAPEPFTYNGTYRQE; from the exons ATGTGGCTGCTCCGGCTCGCCTGGgcactggctgtgctgggcattGCGGCTGGCTCTGGCCCTGGCCCCACTGTGCCGCCTCCGGACAAGGCATCCATCTTCGCTGACCTGtctccagcagagctgagggcCGTGCGGACCTTCCTGATGAGCCGCCCAGAGCTGGGGTTGTCCCCGAGCCGGGGGGCGCCCCTGGCCAAGAACACCCTCTTCTTGGTGGAGCTGCTGCCCCCCAAGAAGCGGCTGGCCCTGCGCTACCTGGACCAgggcggcccccggccccggcgccaGGCTCGGGCAGTCATCTTCTTtggggggcaggcagagcccaaTGTCACCGAATTCGCTGTGGGGCCCCTGCCGCAACCCAGCTCCTACCAGCCGCTGCGCTTCAAGGGGGGCTGCGCCGTGCCCTTTGCTGCCCGGCCCATGACCCAACTGGAGTATGAGCTGCTGCACCGCACACTGGCAGAGGCGATGGAGCCACTCTACCGGCTGCTGCGCGACTCCACCGGCTTCTGGTACCACAACTGCTCCCAGCGCTGCCTGACCTTCTCGGACATCGCGCCGCGGGGGCTGGCACCCGGTGAGCGGCGCagctggctggtgctgcagcgCTTTGTGGAGGGCTTCTTCCTGCACCcggtggggctggaggtgctggtggacCATGGGGACCCCGACCCGCGGCGCTGGGCAGTGCAGCGGCTCTGGTACAATGGGCAGTACTTCTCCAGCGCGCAGGAGCTGGCCGAGCGCTATGAGCAGGGGACACTGGCGGTGGCCTACCTGGCTGAGCCCCCGCTCCGGCAGCTTTTCTCCAGCTATGAGCCCCGTGGGCACTTCGCCACTGGCACCCCCACCGAGGTGCACGGGGCCAAGGTGTGCGAGCCCCAGGGCCGGCGGTACCGGCTGCAGGGCAACCAGCTGGAGTACGGGGGCTGGAGCCTGGCCTTCCGCCTGCGCTCCTCCGCCGGCCTCCAGCTCTTCGACCTGCGCTTCAATGGGGAGCGCCTGGCCTACGAGGTGAGCGTGCAGGAGGCCATTGCCTTCTACGGTGGCCACACGCCGGCCGCCATGCAGACCAAGTACATGGATGCTGGCTGGGGCATGGGCTCTGTCACCTATGAGCTGGCCCGCGGCATCGACTGCCCCGAGACAGCCACCTACCTGGATGCCCACCACCTCTACGACACCGACGGGCCAGTGCGCTTCTCCCATGCCATCTGCATCTTCGAGCTGCCCACCGGTGTCCCGCTCCGCCGCCACTTTGACAGCGACTTCCAGGGGGGGTTCCACTTCTATGCCGGCCTGGAGGGGCACGCGCTGGTCCTGCGCACCACCTCCACTGTCTACAACTATGACTACATCTGGGACTTCCTCCTCTACCCCAACGGCGTGATGGAGGCCAAAGTCCATGCCACTGGCTTCATCCATGCCACCTTCTACACACCACAGGGACGGCGCTACGGCAGCCGTGTCCACAGTCACGTCTTGGGCAACCTCCACACCCACCTGGTGCACTACAAGGTGGACCTGGACATCGCAG GCACCAGCAACAGCTTCGAGACGATGGACGTGCGCTTCGAGAACATCTCCAACCCCTGGAGCCCGGGCGCCCGCGTGGTGCAGCCTTGGCTGCACCGGCAGCCCCGTCGCAGCGAGCGCCAGGCTGCCTTCCCCTTTGGCAAGGCGCTGCCACGCTATCTGCTCTTCTACAACCCGCACCAGCGCAACCGCTGGGGCCACCCACGCAGCTACCGCATCCAGCACAGCTCCCATGCCGGGCGGGTGCTGCCAcgtggctggcaggaggagaagggcgtctcctggggcag GTATCACCTGGCTGTGACGCGGCACCACGAGAatgagcccagcagcagcagcatctacGCCCAGAACAACCCCTGGGAGCCCCTGGTCAGCTTTGAGGGCTTCATCCACAACAACGAGACCATCGAGGACCAG GACTTGGTGGCCTGGGTGACCGTTGGCTTCCTGCATGTCCCTCACGCTGAGGACATCCCCAACACAGCCACCCCTGGCAACGCCGTCGGCTTCTTCCTGCGCCCCTTCAATTTCTTCGACGAGGACCCCTCGGTGGCCTCGCGCAGCCCTGTCATCGTCCGGCCACTGGACTCCCCCACCTTCTCCCGGCTGGAGATCCAGCGCTGGACAcctgccagccccggcccctgcGTCGCCCCGGAGCCTTTCACCTACAATGGCACCTACCGGCAGGAGTga